Proteins from a single region of Cydia strobilella chromosome 2, ilCydStro3.1, whole genome shotgun sequence:
- the LOC134755396 gene encoding uncharacterized protein LOC134755396, translated as MEDNIVNRILCLHKLGKWKEICDSFHDHLDRSKVLWVFPSEENFAFIGDSIKDLGCDRVLSVGCGSGLLEWMITQATGLPTSGIEVDGVWWHCKYAPPTFIPLLFTAPTLDKDIIRLLHSTTTALLFCYFNNRPAFEEYLRNFTGKVLIIIGPGDGKGVHTDPRPFGYVGEEWKLLKSQEVRSSLDFIAVYRRD; from the exons ATGGAAGACAATATAGTGAACCGCATACTTTGCCTACACAAACTGGGGAAGTGGAAGGAGATCTGCGATAGTTTCCATGATCACCTGGACCGGAGCAAAGTGCTGTGGGTGTTCCCTAGTGAAGAGAACTTCGCGTTTATCGGAGACAGTATCAAGGATTTGGGGTGTGATAGGGTGCTCAGTGTGGGGTGTGGGAGTGGGCTGCTGGAGTGGATGATCACACAGGCCACAG GCCTCCCGACGTCAGGCATCGAAGTGGACGGCGTGTGGTGGCACTGCAAATACGCGCCGCCAACCTTCATACCCCTCCTCTTCACCGCCCCTACGTTAGACAAGGACATCATACGACTTCTGCACTCTACTACCACGGCGTTGCTCTTCTGTTACTTCAATAATAGACCTGCTTTCGAAGAATATCTAAGGAATTTTACGGGGAAAGTGTTAATTATTATAGGGCCGGGGGATGGCAAGGGCGTGCATACAGACCCGAGGCCTTTTGGGTATGTGGGGGAGGAATGGAAGCTACTCAAATCTCAGGAGGTTAGGAGCAGTTTAGATTTTATTGCGGTTTATCGTAGAGACTGA